In Janthinobacterium rivuli, a single genomic region encodes these proteins:
- a CDS encoding GAF domain-containing sensor histidine kinase — protein MESRLSRLEAVQTVLLEIGQRSSTCSDISEFLQAVHAALGRIMYAANFYVALSDHDDGLVRFPYFVDEFDAAPDPDEGVRLASAAQSPTAWVIVNRKQLVMTADDDAMRAIGGGAWGGGTAAEHWIGCPLLDQQHQVLGAIVIQSYDAQHRFSLEDQALFALIATHVSSALQGMQSMDRLEKAVQVRTALLAHEVAERRRAENLQHALYEIANLSAQAADATTLYARLHAIISELVTAKNFLIALYHPDNKDITIPYFVDEKDAQAPVKRFHYGIGMSSYVLARRQACLLDAGSYAALVASGEMDEPLGNTGIASWMGAPMLLGERKYGVIIVQSYDESVVYGQAELDVLAFMASHVAVAMARIQADSAMRRAKEALEEQNAALNSALSALQEAQSELVRQEKLASLGRLVAGVAHEINTPLGICVTATSHLVQELKLTREDMDGGQLDEDGLRQFFDIIDQTLRIMTTNTQRAAALVRSFKQVAVDQSSDELRSFNLRKYLDEVLLSLQPKLKGKPIKVEIDCAPEVQLRSYPGAVSQIVTNMVVNSLVHGFAEGEPGKIKISVRTAGEMLELDYSDDGMGMDSATLGQLFDPFFTTKRGSGGSGLGAHILYNLVTGPLGGTVKVVSAPGMGLHYKIRFPLEPRRSD, from the coding sequence ATGGAAAGCCGTCTCAGCCGCCTGGAAGCCGTTCAAACCGTGTTGCTGGAAATCGGGCAACGCTCGAGCACCTGCAGCGATATCAGCGAATTCCTGCAGGCGGTGCATGCGGCGCTGGGACGCATCATGTATGCGGCCAACTTTTACGTGGCGCTCAGCGACCACGACGACGGCCTCGTGCGCTTTCCCTACTTTGTCGATGAATTCGACGCCGCGCCTGATCCGGATGAGGGCGTACGCCTGGCCAGCGCCGCGCAGTCGCCCACGGCGTGGGTCATCGTCAATCGCAAGCAACTGGTGATGACGGCCGACGACGACGCCATGCGCGCCATCGGCGGCGGCGCCTGGGGCGGCGGCACGGCGGCCGAGCACTGGATCGGCTGTCCGCTGCTGGACCAGCAGCACCAGGTGCTGGGCGCCATCGTCATCCAGAGCTATGATGCGCAGCACCGTTTCAGCCTGGAAGACCAGGCCCTGTTCGCGCTGATCGCCACGCACGTGTCGAGCGCGCTGCAAGGCATGCAAAGCATGGACCGCCTGGAAAAGGCGGTGCAGGTGCGCACGGCCCTGCTGGCGCACGAGGTGGCCGAGCGGCGCCGCGCGGAAAACCTGCAGCATGCGCTGTATGAAATCGCCAACCTGTCGGCGCAGGCGGCCGACGCGACGACCCTGTACGCGCGCCTGCACGCCATCATCAGCGAGCTGGTGACGGCAAAGAATTTCCTGATCGCCCTGTATCACCCGGACAACAAGGACATCACGATCCCGTATTTCGTCGACGAGAAGGATGCGCAGGCGCCCGTAAAACGTTTTCACTATGGCATCGGCATGAGTTCGTACGTGCTGGCGCGGCGGCAAGCCTGCCTGCTCGATGCCGGCAGCTACGCGGCGCTGGTGGCCAGCGGCGAGATGGACGAGCCGCTGGGCAATACCGGCATCGCCAGCTGGATGGGCGCGCCCATGCTGCTGGGCGAGCGCAAATATGGCGTGATCATCGTGCAAAGCTATGACGAATCCGTCGTGTATGGCCAGGCCGAACTGGACGTGCTGGCCTTCATGGCCAGTCACGTGGCCGTGGCGATGGCCCGCATTCAGGCTGACAGCGCCATGCGCCGGGCCAAGGAAGCGCTGGAAGAGCAGAACGCGGCCCTGAACAGCGCCCTGAGCGCCTTGCAGGAAGCGCAGTCGGAACTGGTGCGTCAGGAAAAGCTGGCGTCCCTGGGGCGCCTGGTGGCGGGCGTGGCGCATGAAATCAACACGCCGCTGGGCATTTGCGTGACGGCCACCAGCCACCTGGTGCAGGAATTGAAACTCACGCGCGAAGACATGGACGGCGGCCAGCTCGATGAAGACGGCTTGCGGCAGTTTTTCGACATCATCGACCAGACCCTGCGCATCATGACGACGAACACGCAGCGCGCCGCGGCGCTGGTGCGCAGCTTCAAGCAGGTGGCCGTGGACCAGTCCTCGGACGAATTGCGCAGCTTTAATTTGCGCAAATACCTCGATGAAGTCCTGCTGTCCCTGCAGCCCAAGCTGAAGGGCAAGCCGATCAAGGTGGAGATCGACTGCGCGCCCGAGGTGCAGCTGCGCAGCTATCCGGGCGCCGTCTCGCAGATCGTCACGAACATGGTGGTCAATTCACTCGTGCATGGCTTTGCCGAAGGCGAGCCGGGCAAGATCAAGATCAGCGTGCGCACGGCCGGCGAGATGCTGGAACTCGACTACAGCGACGACGGCATGGGCATGGACAGCGCGACCCTGGGCCAGCTGTTCGACCCCTTCTTCACGACCAAGCGGGGTTCCGGCGGCAGCGGACTCGGTGCGCATATCCTGTACAACCTGGTGACGGGACCGCTGGGTGGGACGGTGAAGGTGGTTAGTGCGCCGGGGATGGGGTTGCATTACAAGATACGTTTTCCATTAGAACCACGTAGGTCGGATTAG
- a CDS encoding DUF3369 domain-containing protein: MSFLSSASPKLPPWKVLLVDDEPDIHDITKLTLSRFRLEGRALSFVHAYSGAEAKQVLAREEGIALVFLDVVMEREDSGLEVARWMREDLGNQFTRIVLRTGQPGQAPEERVIVNYDINDYKEKTELDRTKLFTTTFAALRAYRDIMKVEEARQAQLHYREGLERVIAASAHIFKQRNLRDFASGLLQQVVALLRLETSMLLRLRGASAITGEQDYEILAQIGDTDDGILSPSLLSQLDHAKSNKISRLHGDTYVGYFPNSSGKASLLVLKGVEEISDLDAQLLEVFCSGVAIAFDNILLTQEITDTQAELILRLGDVVESRSHEGGNHVRRMAEVCQLLAQASGMSEEETMVLRHAAPMHDIGKISTPDAVLLKPGKLDAAEWEIMKQHPTVGMSILDGSQRPLLKAAAVIAHQHHEKYDGSGYPQGLVGDNIHKYARIAAVADVFDALMHKRCYKDAWPLERVVSYLREVSGSHLDPQYVELLIENLDEALALNKRFPD, encoded by the coding sequence AGCCTCACCCAAGTTACCCCCCTGGAAAGTCCTGCTCGTCGACGATGAACCCGACATCCATGACATCACCAAACTGACGCTGAGCCGTTTTCGCCTGGAAGGCCGCGCCCTGAGTTTCGTGCACGCCTACAGCGGCGCCGAAGCCAAGCAGGTGCTGGCGCGCGAAGAAGGCATCGCGCTGGTGTTTCTCGACGTAGTGATGGAGCGCGAAGACAGCGGCCTGGAAGTGGCGCGCTGGATGCGCGAAGACCTGGGCAACCAGTTTACGCGCATCGTGCTGCGCACGGGACAACCGGGACAGGCGCCGGAAGAACGCGTGATCGTCAACTACGACATCAACGACTACAAGGAAAAGACGGAGCTCGACCGCACCAAGCTGTTTACCACCACCTTTGCCGCCCTGCGCGCCTACCGCGACATCATGAAGGTGGAAGAGGCGCGCCAGGCCCAGCTCCATTACCGCGAAGGACTCGAACGCGTCATCGCCGCTTCGGCGCACATTTTCAAACAGCGCAACCTGCGCGACTTCGCCAGCGGCCTGCTGCAGCAAGTCGTCGCCCTGCTGCGCCTGGAAACGAGCATGCTGCTGCGCCTGCGTGGCGCCAGCGCCATCACGGGCGAGCAAGACTACGAAATTCTCGCGCAGATCGGCGACACGGACGATGGCATCCTCAGCCCTTCCCTGCTGTCGCAGCTCGACCATGCGAAGAGCAACAAGATCTCGCGCCTGCACGGCGACACCTATGTCGGCTACTTTCCCAACAGCAGCGGCAAGGCCTCCTTGCTGGTACTCAAAGGCGTGGAAGAAATTTCCGACCTCGATGCGCAATTGCTGGAAGTATTCTGCTCCGGCGTGGCCATCGCCTTCGACAACATCCTGCTGACGCAGGAAATCACCGATACCCAGGCCGAGCTGATCCTGCGTCTGGGCGACGTGGTCGAATCGCGCTCGCACGAAGGCGGCAATCACGTGCGCCGCATGGCCGAAGTGTGCCAGTTGCTGGCGCAGGCGTCCGGCATGTCGGAAGAGGAAACCATGGTGCTGCGCCACGCGGCGCCCATGCACGACATCGGCAAAATCTCCACGCCCGACGCCGTGCTGCTCAAACCGGGCAAGCTTGACGCGGCCGAGTGGGAAATCATGAAGCAGCATCCGACGGTGGGCATGTCCATCCTCGACGGTTCGCAGCGCCCGCTCCTGAAGGCGGCCGCCGTGATCGCCCACCAGCATCATGAAAAATACGATGGCAGCGGCTACCCGCAAGGCCTGGTGGGCGACAACATCCACAAATACGCGCGCATCGCCGCCGTGGCCGACGTCTTCGACGCCCTCATGCACAAGCGCTGCTACAAGGACGCCTGGCCCCTGGAGCGCGTGGTCAGCTACCTGCGCGAAGTGAGCGGCAGCCACCTCGATCCGCAGTATGTGGAGTTGCTGATTGAGAATCTCGATGAAGCGCTTGCGCTGAACAAGCGCTTCCCGGATTAG